A section of the Styela clava chromosome 9, kaStyClav1.hap1.2, whole genome shotgun sequence genome encodes:
- the LOC120339126 gene encoding putative N-acetyltransferase camello: MSSEELSRSQVSRHEDIMQTLRIREIKIDDMPTVRNIVVASMQSHYSVTMKEVILKNYRLQSIIVVFSTVISTYLGYGILMFLLAYIQMIIVLYVIGFFSFTHDTYTRTRGMKRKPMETINSFIKFWVAEIEYQGQWYIIGSIGYRKLTLGDKLLSDLDSSTAIVLTKLAVSSKLRRNGVGNRLLDHALNQAIEMNYEFVVLECLATQYAAISLYEKFGFKEKNGYRIPALFGISSKLVLTFFKALKD, encoded by the exons ATGTCATCAGAAGAATTATCAAGAA GCCAAGTTTCACGGCACGAAGACATAATGCAGACATTGCGAATTcgagaaataaaaattgatgatatGCCAACCGTTCGAAATATTGTAGTTGCCTCAATGCAAAGTCATTACTCAGTAACCATGAAAGAGGTTATTTTAAAGAATTACAGACTACAG AGCATTATAGTCGTTTTTTCGACAGTGATATCAACTTATCTTGGATATGGTATTTTGATGTTCCTGCTTGCGTATATACAAATGATAATAGTCCTATATGTTATTG GATTCTTTTCCTTCACACATGACACGTATACAAGGACACGTGGTATGAAACGTAAGCCTATGGAAACCATTAATTCATTCATCAAATTCTGGGTTGCTGAGATAGAATATCAGGGACAATGGTATATTATAGGCTCAATTGGATACAGGAAACTAACATTGGGTGATAAACTGCTGTCAGATTTGGATTCAAGTACGGCAATCGTACTTACA aAGCTGGCAGTTTCGTCTAAATTGAGACGCAATGGAGTAGGAAATAGATTACTTGATCACGCATTGAATCAAGCTATTGAAATGAACTACGAATTTGTTGTCTTGGAGTGTTTGGCAACTCAATATGCAGCAATAAGTCTGTATGAAAAATTTGGATTCAAAGAGAAAAATGGGTACCGAATTCCCGCATTATTTGGTATTTCGAGTAAActtgttttaacttttttcaaagCTTTGAAAGATTAA